The following proteins are co-located in the Spinactinospora alkalitolerans genome:
- a CDS encoding UDP-glucose dehydrogenase family protein has translation MAEQQRLKISVVGTGYLGATHAACMAELGFDVLGIDIDQAKIDILSSGRVPFYEPGLEEVLARNLDNGRLRFTTDYAEVGAFADVHFLCVGTPQRSDSNAADLTYVDAAVDSLAPHLNGPTVVIGKSTVPVGTAARVAARLTAAAPAGDAVELGWSPEFLREGFGVQDTLRPNRIVIGTDSERVEATMREISAGQIEQGIPFLTTDLQTAELVKVSANAFLATKISFINAMAEVCEAAGADVIKLAESLSHDDRIGGKFLGPGLGFGGGCLPKDIRAFMARADELGVEPALSFLREVDAINQRRRARTIDIARGLIGGSFAGRTVGVLGASFKPNSDDIRDSPALDVAATISSLGAHVTVYDPEALDNARREHPDLNYAHSMLEAVRDAEVVLLLTEWAEFRDADPDELGKVVAETKIVDGRNALNPEYWRERGWTYRALGRP, from the coding sequence TTGGCCGAACAACAGCGCCTCAAGATTTCGGTGGTGGGTACCGGGTACCTGGGTGCCACGCACGCCGCCTGCATGGCGGAACTCGGCTTCGACGTGCTCGGCATCGACATCGACCAGGCCAAGATCGACATCCTCTCCTCGGGCCGCGTGCCGTTCTACGAACCCGGCCTCGAAGAGGTCCTGGCCCGCAACCTCGACAACGGCCGGTTGCGCTTCACCACCGACTACGCCGAGGTCGGTGCGTTCGCCGACGTCCATTTCCTCTGCGTCGGCACGCCCCAGCGCTCCGACTCCAACGCCGCCGACCTCACCTACGTCGACGCCGCCGTCGACAGTCTGGCCCCGCACCTGAACGGGCCCACCGTCGTCATCGGCAAGTCCACCGTCCCGGTGGGCACGGCCGCCCGCGTCGCGGCCCGGCTGACGGCCGCCGCGCCGGCGGGTGACGCCGTCGAGCTGGGCTGGAGCCCGGAGTTCCTGCGCGAGGGCTTCGGCGTGCAGGACACCCTGCGCCCCAACCGCATCGTGATCGGCACCGATTCCGAGCGCGTCGAGGCGACCATGCGCGAGATCTCCGCCGGCCAGATCGAGCAGGGCATCCCGTTCCTCACCACCGACCTGCAGACGGCCGAACTGGTCAAGGTGTCCGCCAACGCCTTCCTCGCCACCAAGATCTCCTTCATCAACGCGATGGCCGAGGTCTGCGAGGCCGCCGGCGCCGACGTCATCAAGCTGGCGGAGTCGCTGTCCCACGATGACCGCATCGGCGGCAAGTTCCTCGGCCCCGGCCTCGGATTCGGCGGCGGCTGCCTGCCCAAGGACATCCGCGCGTTCATGGCGCGCGCCGACGAACTCGGCGTGGAGCCGGCGCTGTCCTTCCTCCGCGAGGTCGATGCCATCAACCAGCGCCGCAGGGCCCGCACCATCGACATCGCCCGAGGCCTGATCGGCGGCAGCTTCGCCGGCCGCACCGTCGGCGTGCTGGGCGCCTCGTTCAAACCGAACTCCGACGACATCCGCGACTCCCCCGCGCTGGACGTCGCCGCGACCATCAGCTCCCTCGGCGCCCACGTCACCGTCTACGACCCCGAGGCGCTGGACAACGCCAGGCGCGAGCACCCCGACCTCAACTACGCCCACTCCATGCTGGAGGCCGTGCGCGACGCCGAGGTCGTGCTGCTGCTCACCGAATGGGCCGAGTTCCGCGACGCCGACCCCGACGAGCTCGGCAAGGTCGTGGCCGAGACCAAGATCGTCGACGGACGCAACGCCCTGAACCCCGAGTACTGGCGCGAGCGCGGCTGGACCTACCGGGCGCTGGGACGCCCGTAG
- a CDS encoding CoA-binding protein, with protein sequence MDDLNDEAVIRRVLTEARVWAIVGLGDNPARPAYGVARFLQEQGKKIVPVHPSAAAVHGEQGYARLADIPFPVDAVDVFRRSTEAGAVADEALARAEVGAVWFQLGVVDAAAAERVLSAGRHMVMDRCPAIEWPRLLTGR encoded by the coding sequence ATGGACGATCTCAACGACGAGGCCGTGATCCGCCGCGTGCTCACCGAAGCCCGGGTGTGGGCGATCGTGGGGCTGGGCGACAACCCCGCTCGGCCGGCCTACGGGGTGGCGCGGTTCCTGCAGGAGCAGGGCAAGAAGATCGTGCCGGTGCACCCCTCGGCCGCCGCGGTCCACGGCGAGCAGGGCTACGCCCGCCTCGCCGACATCCCCTTCCCGGTGGACGCGGTCGACGTGTTCCGGCGCTCCACCGAGGCCGGCGCCGTCGCCGACGAGGCTCTGGCGCGCGCCGAGGTCGGCGCGGTCTGGTTCCAGTTGGGCGTGGTCGACGCGGCCGCCGCCGAGCGAGTGCTGTCCGCCGGGCGGCACATGGTCATGGACCGCTGCCCCGCGATCGAATGGCCGCGACTGCTGACCGGACGCTGA
- a CDS encoding helix-turn-helix domain-containing protein: MSPAEPDPRQHIAVRLDELLAERGMTLTELSHRAQGTVVDLSIPKNGRAKAIRFSTPVKLCEALDCRPGDLLGYRAAPNPMEEPSPS, encoded by the coding sequence ATGTCGCCGGCTGAACCCGATCCCCGGCAGCACATCGCCGTGCGCCTCGACGAACTCCTGGCCGAACGCGGGATGACCCTGACCGAGCTGTCCCACCGGGCACAGGGGACCGTGGTCGACCTGTCGATCCCGAAGAACGGCCGGGCCAAGGCCATCCGGTTCTCCACGCCGGTGAAGCTGTGCGAGGCGCTCGACTGCCGGCCGGGTGACCTGCTCGGCTACCGGGCGGCGCCGAATCCGATGGAGGAGCCCTCGCCGAGCTGA
- the purE gene encoding 5-(carboxyamino)imidazole ribonucleotide mutase, producing the protein MTETVPTVGIVMGSDSDWPFMQDAATALKEFGVPYEADVVSAHRMPHEMIAYGSEAADRGLKAIIAGAGGAAHLPGMLASVTPLPVIGVPVPLKYLDGMDSLLSIVQMPAGVPVATVAVGAARNAGLLAVRMLAAHDADLRAKMTEFQEDLKAEAQAKGERLRRQLGEGSSIGFGAAR; encoded by the coding sequence GTGACCGAGACCGTTCCGACCGTCGGCATCGTGATGGGCAGCGACTCCGACTGGCCCTTCATGCAGGACGCCGCCACGGCGCTGAAGGAGTTCGGCGTGCCCTACGAGGCCGATGTCGTCTCCGCGCACCGGATGCCGCACGAGATGATCGCCTACGGTTCGGAGGCCGCCGACCGCGGCCTCAAGGCGATCATCGCCGGGGCCGGGGGAGCGGCGCACCTGCCGGGCATGCTGGCCTCGGTGACCCCGCTCCCGGTGATCGGCGTGCCGGTGCCGCTGAAGTACCTCGACGGCATGGACTCCCTGCTGTCCATCGTGCAGATGCCGGCCGGCGTCCCGGTCGCGACGGTCGCCGTCGGCGCGGCCCGCAACGCCGGCCTGCTGGCGGTGCGCATGCTCGCCGCGCACGACGCCGACCTGCGCGCGAAGATGACGGAGTTCCAGGAGGACCTGAAGGCCGAGGCCCAGGCCAAGGGCGAGCGCCTGCGCCGTCAGCTCGGCGAGGGCTCCTCCATCGGATTCGGCGCCGCCCGGTAG
- a CDS encoding 5-(carboxyamino)imidazole ribonucleotide synthase, translating to MVGGGQLARMTHQAGIALGVGFRVLANSATDSAALVCGDVHLGDDRGLPDLLAFAKSCDVLTFDHEHVPEPVLRELERVGVMTRPDRAALVYAQDKLRMRVRVEELGAPCPRWRAVTAIDHVEAFAGQTGWPVVLKAARGGYDGKGVWVVDSAAEALEVLERAAQAEVPLLVEEKVGFTRELAVQVARSPYGQVAAYPVVETVQRGGICHEVIAPAPGLDEDKAVRAQELAIELAHALDVVGMLAVELFETESGVVVNELAMRPHNSGHWTIDGARTSQFEQHLRAVLDLPLGSPRSTAPFTVMANVLGGADSDVYSRYVHVMAKDPELKVHFYGKEVRPGRKIGHVTAAGDDHGELLARVRDAAAYLKGDQQ from the coding sequence ATGGTGGGAGGGGGTCAGTTGGCCAGGATGACGCACCAGGCCGGCATCGCCCTGGGCGTGGGCTTCCGGGTCCTGGCGAACTCCGCCACCGACAGCGCCGCGCTGGTCTGCGGCGACGTCCACCTGGGCGACGACAGAGGGCTGCCGGACCTGTTGGCGTTCGCGAAGTCCTGCGACGTGCTGACCTTCGACCACGAGCACGTGCCCGAACCGGTGCTGCGCGAACTGGAGCGGGTCGGCGTGATGACGCGCCCCGACCGCGCCGCCCTGGTGTACGCCCAGGACAAGCTGCGGATGCGCGTCCGGGTCGAGGAACTGGGCGCGCCGTGCCCCCGCTGGCGGGCGGTCACCGCCATCGACCACGTCGAGGCGTTCGCGGGGCAGACCGGATGGCCGGTCGTGCTCAAGGCCGCCCGCGGCGGCTACGACGGCAAGGGCGTGTGGGTCGTCGACTCGGCCGCCGAGGCGCTGGAGGTGCTGGAACGCGCCGCGCAGGCCGAGGTTCCGTTGCTGGTCGAGGAGAAGGTGGGCTTCACCAGGGAACTCGCCGTGCAGGTGGCGCGCTCGCCCTACGGGCAGGTCGCGGCCTACCCGGTGGTCGAGACCGTGCAGCGCGGCGGCATCTGCCACGAGGTGATCGCCCCGGCCCCCGGCCTCGACGAGGACAAGGCCGTCCGCGCCCAGGAGCTCGCGATCGAGCTCGCGCACGCGCTGGACGTCGTGGGCATGCTCGCGGTCGAACTCTTCGAGACCGAGTCCGGCGTCGTCGTCAACGAGTTGGCGATGCGCCCGCACAATTCCGGGCACTGGACCATCGACGGCGCCCGGACGTCGCAGTTCGAGCAGCACCTGCGCGCCGTGCTGGACCTGCCCCTGGGATCGCCGCGCAGCACCGCGCCCTTCACCGTGATGGCCAACGTACTCGGCGGCGCCGACTCCGACGTCTACAGTCGCTACGTCCACGTCATGGCCAAGGACCCCGAGCTGAAGGTGCACTTCTACGGCAAGGAGGTCCGGCCCGGCCGCAAGATCGGGCACGTCACCGCGGCGGGCGACGACCACGGGGAGCTGCTCGCCCGCGTTCGCGACGCCGCCGCCTACCTCAAGGGAGACCAGCAGTGA
- a CDS encoding GtrA family protein, whose protein sequence is MRFVRALYQRFSHLVHEVAKFGTVGAVAYAVQLTSTNLFWWVLGMPELAGQALGTICATVVAFLGNRFWTFSHRERSGLGREYALFFLLNGVGLLIQVACLWFTVDVLGLDGPLARNIAGNVIGVGLGSLFRFWSYRKWVFRAAPSAAPPPTPAAEQQKEQA, encoded by the coding sequence TTGAGATTCGTTAGAGCGCTTTACCAGCGTTTTTCCCACCTCGTCCACGAGGTCGCCAAGTTCGGCACCGTGGGCGCCGTGGCCTATGCGGTGCAGCTCACCAGCACGAACCTGTTCTGGTGGGTGCTGGGCATGCCCGAGCTGGCCGGTCAGGCGCTGGGCACGATCTGCGCCACGGTGGTCGCGTTCCTGGGCAACCGGTTCTGGACGTTCAGCCACCGGGAGCGCAGCGGGCTGGGCCGCGAGTACGCGCTGTTCTTCCTGCTGAACGGGGTCGGGCTGCTCATCCAGGTGGCGTGCCTGTGGTTCACCGTCGATGTCCTGGGCCTGGACGGCCCGCTGGCCCGCAACATCGCGGGCAACGTGATCGGTGTCGGCCTCGGCTCGCTGTTCCGCTTCTGGTCCTACCGCAAGTGGGTCTTCCGAGCGGCCCCCTCCGCCGCCCCACCGCCCACCCCCGCCGCCGAGCAGCAGAAGGAGCAGGCGTAG
- a CDS encoding response regulator transcription factor, whose amino-acid sequence MTCVLLAEDDVSISEPLARALRREGYSVDVTVEGVETLERARAGDVDLLVLDLGLPEMDGLEVARRLRAEGHGTPILILTARADEVDTVVGLDAGADDYVTKPFRLAELLARVRALLRRGGAEVPVVHGVRIDNDSRRAWLGDRELQLTTKEFDLLRVLVRDAGKVVTREQIMREVWDTNWWGSTKTLDMHISWLRRKLGDDANQPSYITTVRGVGFRFERE is encoded by the coding sequence ATGACCTGCGTTTTGCTGGCCGAAGACGACGTTTCGATCTCCGAGCCGCTCGCCCGTGCGCTCCGCCGGGAAGGGTACTCGGTCGATGTCACCGTCGAAGGCGTGGAGACTCTCGAACGCGCCCGCGCGGGCGATGTGGACCTACTCGTCCTCGATTTAGGGCTGCCCGAGATGGACGGTCTCGAAGTGGCCCGACGATTGCGTGCGGAAGGGCACGGAACCCCCATCCTGATCCTGACCGCCCGGGCCGACGAGGTCGACACCGTCGTGGGGCTGGACGCGGGGGCCGACGACTACGTCACCAAGCCGTTCCGGCTCGCCGAACTGCTCGCCCGCGTGCGCGCCCTGCTGCGCCGCGGCGGGGCCGAGGTCCCGGTCGTGCACGGCGTGCGCATCGACAACGACTCGCGCCGAGCCTGGCTGGGCGACCGGGAGCTCCAACTCACCACGAAGGAGTTCGACCTGCTCCGGGTGCTCGTCCGCGACGCCGGCAAGGTGGTGACCCGCGAGCAGATAATGCGCGAGGTGTGGGACACCAACTGGTGGGGGTCGACGAAAACCCTGGACATGCATATCTCCTGGCTGCGCCGTAAGCTCGGCGACGACGCCAACCAGCCGTCCTACATCACGACGGTGCGAGGGGTGGGCTTCCGGTTCGAGCGGGAATGA
- a CDS encoding sensor histidine kinase, with protein MRRRMLFSTLVVAIIAVMLLGLPLGALTYQSVYDENVAQLQREAEVIGAEVDAQLEHEGGIDAEHFRTVYPQRHIVITPPAGEGSVTTGGWNDRSGEADNGGTLKAEATTADGTLVQVWRDTSGVRESIISAWVGIASLSLLAIGVAVGLAMIQARRLTLPLVDLAATAERLGSGVTTPWGHRYGIPEADRVAEVLDRSAERIAGLIATERHFATDASHQLRTPLTALTMRLEEIIAEAHSPDVVREEGEAALAQTERLVEIVESLLGRARKTQNPEVEPVQIDDVLEQFMGEWAPMFSQEGRELRLVGESGLTAMTVPTDLSQILATLVENAFKHGAGTVTVRRVESGQSVRIEVSDEGDGVPEELSPRIFEREVSGGNGTGLGLALARHIAESEGARVELIMAKPTTFALFLPAGAGGLSRVTGPV; from the coding sequence ATGCGCAGGCGGATGCTGTTCTCCACGCTGGTGGTCGCCATCATCGCGGTGATGCTGCTCGGGCTGCCGCTGGGGGCGCTGACGTACCAGTCCGTCTACGACGAGAACGTCGCCCAGCTCCAGCGCGAGGCCGAGGTCATCGGCGCCGAGGTCGACGCGCAACTGGAACACGAGGGCGGCATCGACGCCGAGCACTTCAGAACCGTCTACCCCCAGCGCCACATCGTGATCACGCCGCCCGCCGGGGAGGGCAGCGTCACCACCGGCGGGTGGAACGACCGGTCCGGGGAGGCCGACAACGGCGGCACGTTGAAGGCGGAGGCCACCACGGCCGACGGCACCCTGGTCCAGGTGTGGCGCGACACCAGCGGGGTCCGCGAGAGCATCATCAGTGCCTGGGTGGGGATCGCGTCCCTGTCGCTGCTGGCCATCGGCGTGGCCGTGGGCCTGGCCATGATCCAGGCGCGCCGGCTCACTCTGCCGCTGGTGGACCTCGCAGCGACCGCGGAGCGGTTGGGATCCGGGGTGACCACCCCCTGGGGGCACCGCTACGGCATTCCCGAGGCCGACCGCGTGGCCGAGGTCCTCGACCGCAGCGCCGAGCGCATCGCCGGGCTCATCGCCACCGAGCGGCACTTCGCCACCGACGCCTCACACCAGCTCCGCACGCCGCTCACGGCGCTGACGATGCGCCTGGAGGAGATCATCGCCGAAGCCCACAGCCCCGACGTGGTCCGGGAGGAGGGCGAGGCCGCGCTCGCCCAGACCGAGCGGCTGGTGGAGATCGTGGAGAGCCTGCTGGGCCGGGCCCGCAAGACCCAGAACCCCGAAGTGGAGCCGGTGCAGATCGACGACGTGCTGGAGCAGTTCATGGGCGAGTGGGCGCCGATGTTCAGCCAGGAGGGGCGGGAGCTGCGGCTCGTCGGGGAGAGCGGGCTGACCGCCATGACCGTGCCCACCGACCTGTCGCAGATCCTGGCGACGCTCGTGGAGAACGCGTTCAAGCACGGAGCGGGGACGGTGACCGTGCGCCGCGTCGAGTCCGGCCAGTCGGTGCGCATCGAGGTCAGCGACGAGGGGGACGGCGTCCCCGAGGAGCTCTCTCCCCGCATCTTCGAGCGCGAGGTCAGCGGCGGCAACGGCACTGGGCTGGGACTCGCGCTGGCCCGGCACATCGCCGAGTCCGAGGGCGCGCGGGTCGAGCTGATCATGGCCAAGCCGACGACGTTCGCGCTGTTCCTGCCCGCCGGGGCCGGCGGGCTGTCCCGGGTCACCGGTCCGGTGTGA
- a CDS encoding MBL fold metallo-hydrolase: MTENPPIPVDHLVTSGTFRLDGGEWDVDNNVWIVGNERTAVVIDAAHDHEAIARALGDRELMAIVCTHAHNDHVNAAAALADLTEAPILLHPDDAPLWHMVHPDREPDAPLLHGERLQAGDVELEVLHTPGHAPGAVCLHAAELGIVFTGDTLFKGGPGATGRSYSDFPTIVDSIRDRLLTLPPETVVHTGHGDSTTIGDEAPHLEEWIARGH, translated from the coding sequence ATGACCGAGAACCCCCCGATCCCGGTCGACCACCTCGTCACGTCCGGCACCTTCCGGCTGGACGGCGGCGAGTGGGACGTCGACAACAACGTGTGGATCGTCGGCAACGAGCGCACGGCGGTGGTGATCGACGCGGCCCACGACCACGAGGCGATCGCGCGGGCGCTGGGCGACCGCGAGCTGATGGCGATCGTGTGCACGCACGCGCACAACGACCACGTCAACGCCGCGGCCGCGCTGGCCGACCTCACCGAGGCGCCGATCCTGCTGCACCCCGACGACGCGCCGCTGTGGCACATGGTCCATCCCGACCGCGAGCCCGACGCGCCGCTGCTGCACGGGGAGCGGTTGCAGGCCGGCGACGTCGAACTGGAGGTGCTGCACACCCCCGGCCACGCGCCCGGGGCCGTCTGCCTGCACGCCGCGGAGCTCGGCATCGTGTTCACCGGCGACACTCTGTTCAAGGGCGGTCCGGGCGCCACCGGCCGGTCCTACTCCGACTTCCCCACGATCGTCGACTCCATCCGCGACCGGCTGCTCACCCTGCCGCCGGAGACGGTCGTGCACACCGGGCACGGCGACTCCACCACGATCGGCGACGAAGCCCCGCACCTGGAGGAGTGGATCGCCCGGGGGCACTGA
- a CDS encoding S-(hydroxymethyl)mycothiol dehydrogenase, with protein sequence MPHEVKAVISREKNAPVAVETIVVPDPGPGEALVKVQACGVCHTDLHYRQGGIGDEFPFLLGHEAAGVVEAVGEGVTEVAPGDYVVLNWRAVCGECRACRRGRPWYCFDTHNAAQKMALTDGTELSPALGIGAFAEKTLVAAGQCTKVDPEASPAVAGLLGCGVMAGIGAAVNTGGVTRGDSVAVFGCGGVGDAAIAGARLAGAARIIAVDVEDRKLEWARGFGATHTVNSRGTDPVEAIRELTGGNGADVVIEAVGRPETYEQAFYARDLAGTVVLVGVPTPEMRIDLPLLDVFGRGGALKSSWYGDCLPSRDFPMLIDLYLQGRLNLEGFVSEKIALDDIEEAFNKMHRGDVLRSVVVL encoded by the coding sequence ATGCCGCATGAAGTCAAGGCCGTGATCTCGCGGGAGAAGAACGCCCCCGTCGCCGTGGAGACCATCGTCGTCCCGGATCCGGGACCCGGCGAGGCGCTGGTGAAGGTGCAGGCGTGCGGGGTGTGCCACACCGATCTGCACTACCGGCAGGGCGGCATCGGCGACGAGTTCCCGTTCCTGCTCGGGCACGAGGCCGCGGGCGTGGTCGAGGCGGTGGGCGAGGGGGTCACCGAGGTCGCGCCGGGCGACTACGTGGTCCTGAACTGGCGGGCGGTGTGCGGCGAGTGCCGGGCCTGCCGACGGGGCCGGCCCTGGTACTGCTTCGACACTCACAACGCCGCCCAGAAGATGGCGCTGACCGACGGCACCGAACTCTCACCGGCGCTGGGCATCGGGGCGTTCGCCGAGAAGACGCTGGTGGCGGCCGGGCAGTGCACCAAGGTCGACCCCGAGGCGAGCCCGGCCGTGGCCGGCCTGCTGGGCTGCGGGGTGATGGCCGGCATCGGCGCGGCCGTCAACACCGGCGGCGTCACCCGGGGCGACTCGGTGGCCGTGTTCGGCTGCGGCGGGGTGGGCGACGCCGCGATCGCCGGGGCGCGCCTGGCCGGCGCGGCGCGGATCATCGCGGTGGACGTGGAGGACCGCAAACTGGAGTGGGCGCGCGGCTTCGGCGCCACCCACACCGTCAACTCCCGCGGCACCGACCCGGTGGAGGCGATCCGGGAGCTCACCGGCGGCAACGGCGCCGACGTCGTCATCGAGGCCGTCGGCCGCCCCGAGACCTACGAGCAGGCGTTCTACGCCCGCGACCTGGCCGGGACCGTGGTGCTGGTGGGCGTGCCGACACCGGAGATGCGCATCGACCTTCCACTGCTCGACGTGTTCGGCAGGGGCGGCGCGCTGAAGTCGTCGTGGTACGGCGACTGCCTGCCCTCCCGCGACTTCCCGATGCTCATCGACCTGTACCTGCAGGGCCGGCTCAACCTCGAGGGGTTCGTGTCCGAGAAGATCGCCCTGGACGACATTGAGGAGGCGTTCAACAAGATGCACCGCGGTGATGTGCTGCGCTCGGTGGTGGTCCTCTAG
- a CDS encoding adenylate/guanylate cyclase domain-containing protein translates to MPPRPDPKEIEAALLGGEARYTREEAVRRSGASQEFATRIWRALGFATQGDDTPSFTDSDVDALRVTAELMHQGMLDEEAAVRLARAMGQTMARLAEWQTSILTTLSRAPGEDQAQDRIGSLLEVLPDVERLLVHIWRRQLAASAVRTLAVMEQSDDAAPNYFPLVVGFADLVSFTTLSRELDEVGLAEVVEGFEATSADIVASGGGRVVKTLGDEILYVTNSADQAAEIALQLADGVKTHVEVPDVRVGLAYGPVLALLGDVFGTTVNRASRLTSFARPGTVLVDEALAGLLEDDEAYQVVGARARHAHGLGQLQPYALRRSFEVARHL, encoded by the coding sequence ATGCCGCCGCGTCCCGACCCCAAGGAGATCGAAGCCGCCCTGTTGGGAGGCGAGGCGCGGTACACCCGCGAGGAGGCCGTGCGCCGCTCCGGCGCGTCCCAGGAGTTCGCCACCCGGATCTGGCGGGCCCTGGGCTTCGCGACGCAGGGTGACGACACCCCCTCCTTCACCGACAGCGACGTCGACGCCCTGCGCGTCACCGCCGAGCTGATGCACCAGGGCATGCTCGACGAGGAGGCCGCCGTCCGGCTGGCCCGCGCCATGGGGCAGACGATGGCCCGGCTCGCCGAGTGGCAGACCAGCATCCTCACCACCCTCTCCCGCGCGCCGGGCGAGGACCAGGCGCAGGACCGGATCGGCTCGCTGCTGGAGGTGCTGCCCGACGTCGAACGGCTGCTCGTGCACATCTGGCGGCGCCAACTCGCGGCGTCGGCCGTCCGGACCCTCGCCGTCATGGAGCAGAGCGACGACGCGGCGCCGAACTACTTCCCGCTGGTGGTCGGGTTCGCCGACCTGGTCTCCTTCACCACGCTCAGCCGCGAGCTCGACGAGGTGGGGCTGGCCGAGGTCGTCGAGGGCTTCGAGGCGACCTCGGCCGACATCGTCGCCTCCGGCGGCGGCCGCGTGGTGAAGACGCTCGGCGACGAGATCCTCTACGTCACCAACTCCGCCGACCAGGCCGCCGAGATCGCGCTGCAGCTCGCCGACGGGGTGAAGACCCACGTCGAGGTGCCCGACGTGCGCGTGGGCCTGGCCTACGGGCCGGTGCTGGCGCTGCTCGGCGACGTGTTCGGCACGACGGTGAACCGGGCCAGCCGCCTGACCTCCTTCGCCCGCCCCGGCACCGTCCTCGTCGACGAGGCCCTCGCCGGCCTCCTGGAGGACGACGAGGCCTACCAGGTGGTCGGGGCGCGGGCGCGGCACGCCCACGGGCTCGGCCAGCTCCAGCCCTACGCGCTGCGCCGCAGCTTCGAGGTCGCACGCCACCTCTGA
- a CDS encoding biotin--[acetyl-CoA-carboxylase] ligase, with protein MATDSSPFSDLDRPPLRRAALERALVRPGGPWREIEVLPELGSTNTELIGRAREGAAEGAVLVTEHQTAGRGRLDRAFHTPARAALTFSVLLRPDVAPSSYGWLPLLMGVAAVRGIGRVAEAAAGLKWPNDVVSTAADAERKLAGILSEAASSPDGTAIVIGMGLNVSQSRAELPVDTATSLLLEGAPCTDRDPLLRAVLRGFADRYRAWLEHGGDAEACGLAAEYREHCTTIGREVRVRLPGERLLEGEAVGVDADGRLTVRTAGGGRTSLSAGDVVHVRPAA; from the coding sequence ATGGCCACCGACTCCTCCCCCTTCAGCGACCTCGACCGGCCGCCGCTGCGGCGGGCCGCCCTGGAGCGCGCGCTCGTGCGGCCCGGCGGGCCGTGGCGGGAGATCGAGGTGCTGCCCGAGCTCGGATCGACCAACACCGAACTCATCGGACGCGCCCGGGAGGGGGCGGCCGAGGGGGCGGTGCTGGTCACCGAGCATCAGACGGCAGGGCGCGGGCGGCTGGACCGGGCCTTCCACACGCCGGCGCGGGCCGCGCTGACCTTCTCCGTCCTGCTGCGCCCCGATGTCGCGCCCAGCAGCTACGGCTGGCTGCCCCTGCTCATGGGGGTGGCCGCGGTGCGCGGCATCGGCCGGGTCGCCGAGGCGGCGGCCGGACTGAAGTGGCCCAACGACGTCGTCTCCACGGCCGCGGACGCCGAGCGCAAGCTCGCCGGGATCCTGTCCGAGGCGGCGTCCTCGCCCGACGGCACCGCCATCGTGATCGGCATGGGGCTCAACGTCTCCCAGAGCAGGGCCGAACTGCCCGTGGACACCGCGACCTCACTGCTCCTCGAAGGGGCCCCCTGCACCGACCGCGACCCCCTGCTGCGGGCCGTGCTGCGCGGGTTCGCCGACCGCTACCGCGCCTGGCTGGAGCACGGCGGCGACGCCGAGGCGTGCGGCCTGGCGGCGGAGTACCGGGAGCACTGCACCACGATCGGCCGCGAGGTGCGGGTCCGCCTGCCCGGCGAGCGGCTGCTGGAGGGCGAGGCGGTCGGCGTCGACGCCGACGGCCGCCTCACCGTGCGCACCGCCGGCGGCGGCCGCACCTCGCTGAGCGCCGGCGATGTGGTGCACGTCCGGCCCGCCGCGTGA